From Bacteroidales bacterium, the proteins below share one genomic window:
- a CDS encoding site-specific integrase, with product MKIPIKMKVVIYNPRINAKRIKIYIPYKRFDFRKKVKSLNSSFWHPSQKLWSIINTKENLNYLKNIFGNECIIKEEIAPREIKSRKLSESGIEALNNLEKVLTLKGMSKSTINTYKNMLTVFFSRFMNSDVKQITKEQIESFIYQLIKENKISESYQNQIINAIKAYYEYVLEIPREYYEIRRPKRSVTIPNVLSEEEVMKIIQSPDNLKHRAILWTIYSAGLRISELTNLRIADINSKDGYIYVKDSKGKKDRKTILSEHLIILLRKYYKSYKPSYWLFEGQTGGKYSVSSIRYIFRRAVKNTNSNPWATVHTLRHSFATHCIQNGVNMRHIQNMLGHNNPKTTEIYTKTIEINNKKITSPLDNLLKNNKLDA from the coding sequence ATGAAAATTCCAATAAAGATGAAAGTTGTTATTTACAATCCGAGAATAAATGCGAAAAGAATTAAAATCTACATCCCTTATAAAAGGTTTGATTTTCGTAAAAAAGTAAAATCTTTAAATTCAAGCTTTTGGCATCCTTCACAAAAACTTTGGTCAATAATAAACACCAAAGAAAATTTAAACTACTTAAAGAATATTTTCGGAAACGAGTGCATTATAAAAGAAGAAATTGCACCGAGAGAAATTAAGAGCAGAAAGTTATCAGAGTCAGGAATTGAAGCATTAAACAACTTGGAAAAAGTTTTGACCTTGAAAGGAATGAGCAAATCAACAATTAATACATACAAAAATATGCTTACGGTATTTTTTTCAAGATTTATGAATTCGGATGTAAAACAGATAACGAAAGAACAAATTGAAAGTTTTATTTATCAACTTATAAAAGAAAATAAAATAAGTGAAAGTTATCAAAACCAGATAATTAATGCAATAAAAGCATACTATGAATACGTTTTGGAAATTCCCAGGGAATATTATGAAATCAGAAGACCGAAAAGAAGCGTTACAATTCCTAATGTATTAAGTGAAGAAGAAGTAATGAAAATCATACAAAGCCCTGACAACCTTAAACACAGAGCAATACTTTGGACAATTTACAGTGCGGGATTAAGAATATCTGAACTTACGAACCTGCGAATTGCAGATATTAATTCAAAAGACGGATATATTTATGTAAAAGATTCAAAAGGAAAAAAAGACAGAAAAACAATATTATCTGAACACCTTATTATACTGTTAAGAAAATACTACAAAAGCTATAAGCCCTCATATTGGTTATTTGAAGGGCAAACAGGCGGAAAATATAGTGTGTCGAGCATTCGATATATTTTCAGAAGAGCCGTTAAAAATACAAATTCAAATCCGTGGGCAACAGTTCACACTTTAAGGCATTCATTTGCAACACATTGCATTCAAAACGGAGTAAATATGCGTCATATACAAAATATGCTTGGGCATAACAATCCGAAGACAACTGAGATTTATACAAAAACAATTGAAATTAATAATAAAAAGATTACAAGTCCTTTGGATAATTTATTAAAAAATAATAAATTAGATGCCTAA